Within the Scyliorhinus canicula chromosome 6, sScyCan1.1, whole genome shotgun sequence genome, the region gaTCATGGCAACATCACACTGAAGGTAGCAGAAATAGTGGAAGATTAACTGTTGAATCTGGAAACTGATAGGGTGGAAAGTGAAAACCAGGGAAACTGTATTCTGGTTCTGGGAGTGCTGTTCTGGATGATGATCTTGTCTCCATGTGGCAGGTCTTTGGTACTCACCTTGAGGCTCCACAAGGTATCCTTAAGGGAATGGTGGAGGTGCAGAAGAGAATCTGTGCATTTTAGAGCATTTTCCCTGGTAGTTCATTGAGATTCTGCTGCACGGCGTGTCGTATATCCTGACGGATTCAGGAGGCAGGGGCCAGGCAAGGAGTGTCCATGTGTTTGGTTTGTGGAGGTAAGTGAGAGGCGAGTTCCCGACTGAGTTTGAAGATTAGCTGCCATACTTTAGTAATCTTGATTTGGGGGCAGGGTGTATCAGGTTCAGCAGAGCAAGATATATCTAGTCTTCGAGGCCACTGGTTGGATGGGCCCCCCAATCGCTGACCTTATATTATCCTGTTCAGTAAAAGTGCTTTGTTCATTGGAATCCTCGAGAAATCCCGAGGAGTATTCGATGACCCTGCCATGGCTTTGGCCTTTCCAAGCAAAATAGATGGTGTTATTATACTGCAGTTCTTCAATAATTGTGGGCGTTACTCCCTTATGATTATGCGGTTGACTATTTGTTGTCATTTCTCCTGTAAGGATGTGCAAAGTATGAGCTCGATGGCGGAAGTTTCCTATTATCCTCTTTTAGCAAAAACCATTTTAAGCCAATTGCTTGACATGTGGTCTGTGCACAGTTTTACTCCTTCCTTTTTATGTGATTATGGGAAAGAAGTGTATTTTGGACACTCCGTATCTCATTTATAGTGCAGATGTGTGGACCCATGGCAGGGTGATTGGTAGACACTCGGTGTGGAGTTGGGTGATAGGGTTAGTTCAGTCCATATTGAGATtgaggattggatttgtttattgtcacgtgtaccagacagcacggtagcatggtggttagcataaatgcttcacagctccagggtcccaggttcgattcccagctgagtcactgtctgtgcggagtctgcacgacctccccgtgtgtgcgtgggtttcctccgggtgttccggtttcctcccacagtccaaagatgtgcgggttaggtggattggccatgctaaattgctgtagtgtcctaaaaagtaaggttaagggggggttgttgggttacgggtatagggtggatacgtgggtttgagtagggtgatcatggctcggcacaacatcgagggccgaaggcctgttctgtgctgtactgttctatgttctacagtgaaaagtatttttggtGCTGCATTCAACTGGGATAGACTCCCAGTTAGAGCCAATCATAAcagattttatttgttttttgctATTTTGAACTTAAGCCTCATTTTGGCTGAGGAATGTCCCCTTAGAACTATTATGGTTGTGATTTATCTTTTATCTTTGTTATGTTGGGGTTAGTAAGATGTTAACTAAATCCTGCAATGGTACAGACAGGTCACTTCTCCGAGAAAATAACATAATACGATTATTTTGGTGACCCTGGGTGTGActtgagatggtggggggggggcatgcgttTTGATGCACACCCGAATGCAGCACGAAATCCTATCCTATAGTTATCCTTAACAAGACAATCATGTGTCTTGACTCTTCTATGGAAAAGATCCTGACTTCTCTGGAGCTGAAACAGTTAATGAGCCAGTTTTATGATACTTTGTGTTCTAGAtcctggccagaattctccgagcccatgccaggtcagagaatcgccagtgACACAGCAAATTCCCACCATGCCTCTCCGacgctgggacgcgattctccgcggggTCGAAGGGGcgccgctgaaagaggcccccgaaAGAAGCGATTCTCCGAGagcaaccggccaaattcccgccgagttccgccagcATGGTTCCAAactggtaccacccagcgggagctcggacccgcagccATGGTGGACGTCCTGGAGGGGCTGTCGTGTGCATGCGCCAGTGCGGCCATCATGAACATGCGTGGGCACACGCCAGCAGTGCAGTGCCGCCTTTCGGCGTCGGAGCAGCAcgcagcactccggcgctgtGCTGGCTCCTTGAGGACCACTGAATTGCtgagccaggaggcccgttgagaatcccagcccctgtgTTTGTACATTGGGTACCTTGCAATCTTGGGAAAGAGATTTGGCAACTAATATTGATGAGGAGACATGGGGTAATAGATGGGAGTATGCCAATAAAATTTTGATATGCAATAGAATGAAGGAGACTCAGTACAAGATACTGTACTGCTTTCATATCACACCAAGTTTCATCTGGGAAAGTACCTGATGTGCCTAAAGTGCCTGGTAGTCAAGGGTGATTTTATACACTACGTATGGACCTGTGTCAAGATCCAATCCTTTTGGTCTGGTGTAGTTAACTAGCTGAGAGGCTATGTggcagggcgaatttgatcctttgtcCCTAATTCTGGGTCTTCCAGTTCAGAGAATTATTCACGTCAATGAAATAAGGCGGCATAACATCCTAACTTTTGCAGCTCAGAAAATACTCTCTGCTCCTGGATCAGTGACAAGTATCCTTTGATTCAAAACTGTCATAAAGTGTCCTAAATGTACTCCAACGGAAGTCCTGAGTTTGTGTGTCGTTTAAGTTGTTGCATTCCTgctttggtttagcacagggttaaatcgctggctttgaaagcagatcaaggcaggccagcagcacggttcaattcccgtaccagcctccccaaacaggcgccggaatgtggcgactaggggcttttcacagtaacttcatttgaagcctacttgtgacaataagcaattttcatttcattcccgcATCTCAAATATATAGGCTCCACTCagtctgacctgctcctgtagagTTTCCTATAAACTATATTGCAAGTTTTGATTTCATTATACATAAAGGTGTGCCTCTTAATATGTTACTCTTCAATATTGGTATGGCCTTATCATCTTTCCCACCCATTTTCTGACTGATCTGTGATATAAATGGAAGCACTAAATTCTTAAGGACTGTTGTCCTGAATTCATCCTGTCTTTTTCTGTTCCAATGTTTGGAGAAATaattgttctgtactgtaccagtGGTGTTTTGTAAGTGTGTTGCATTATCTGTAAAAATGATAAaactccaataaaaatatatattggcAATGTCTGCAGCTTCAGAGTTAATTTAATTACTGTAAAACACAATCTCTGAAGATTAAACAAATAGGATAGAATTAGTGAAAACATGAATTGTAAAAGTGCTATGTGAGGAATATGTTGATAGAACAAATGGTCTATTGTTCTTCAATGCTTTATGATATTAAATGGAGTGCTCTCTACCTGATCTACAGTACTTTCAATAAGAAAATGAAAATGTTCTTAGAAAGCGTTGGCTATTGCATCAAGTCACTGGCATTTAAAAAAACTATGCACTTTTTTAAATGCAGCTTTTATGTTTAACTTGTATTTGCAATTAATTTTCCAATAATATCTTTAAATACAATCAAGCTGTGAATTATTCTTCCCATAGTATCATAACAGCAAGGTTTTTCTATCATTAGTAAGAATAGATTAAGTAAATTGCAACAGATATATTAAATCAGATTTCTGAATGCAATGTGATGAGCACCATCTTATTGGCTACATTATTAGATAGCCTGATTGTACATAAATGCAGATTAAAATGGTTTGAGCCATGTCGGCATGTAATATAGTTTCTCAAAACTCTTATTTTTCATTCGAATTTTAGTTTCCATGTTGGACCTTGCACAATAGTGTTGATCCATAGGATGGGATTCTTCCGCCCTGCCCAttgcaagatcgccacgggtggGATCGGACCATGAAAAGGTCTATTGACTTCGGTGATAATTTCTGGTCGCCGGGCGggcgcgaccagagaatcccgcccattttctTATGTATAACTACAAAGAAAATTGGACAAAGATAACACACATTACAATGAAATTCTCTACTTAGCCTATACAATCTTTGGGAAAGCAAACTGGGTGCATAATGATTTTTTTCATGTATaatgtatattatatatatatatacaagaaaaacatcttttttttttaagaattatACTTGATGACTCACATATTGCATAATCTTAGAGGGTGGATATTGTGCAAAAATATTAACAAATCCACAATACCTGTCAGTTAGACAGTATCTATTTTAATAAAAAAGCATATCCTCGTTTCAGCTTTAGGTGCAACAGAGCATAGAAGCAGACAACACCTGTCAGAAGGGAGGGAAGTTATTGTCAATGCAAAAGCTAATGGCATTCTGGCAACGTGTTGTCTTGGGAACCATTGAAACCGAACGTATAAAAGAGACCAAGTTGTTGACTGTCATTTTATGCAAGTTCTCAATTAGGGCTTCCTGTTACTGGGGGAGCGATAAACGATGAACACTCAACTAGAGATCAAGATATCAGAAGTAATTATGTTTTGGCGGCTGCCACATTGTGCACAGGCAGCTTAACAACCATCCAAAGTCAAATTCACTCACCTAGTTGATCCCAATGCAATATCGCAATCTTCCCTGGCTACAGGCCGGAGAAATAAATCATTCAAATTAAAATAATCTTCTGCAGTGAATCAGCTTTGTTTACTGATATTTCCATCTTGGATTTGAGCTTACTCAAACTCCAGTGGTGCTTGGTAATTCTTATCTGGAGATGAGGTTTTAGGtgtgggggggacgacgacaATTTACCCTACTCTGGAAGCATAGTCGGCATGGAGCCTAGAAGGGTAGCTTGGTGGTTactactgttgcctcacagggacccgggttcaattccggccttggatgattgtgtggagtttgcacttcctccccatgtctgcgtgggtttcctgcgggtgctccggtttcctctcacagtccaaagctggTTATGGGTTTAAATGGATGGGTCGGGGGAGTGGGACAagtttagggtgctctttcagaggcacggtgcagacatgatggggtgaatggtctcttcctgcactgtaggaattctatggttctattgttttaaaggaagatggttgttgttgttggagaccaatcatctcagctccagtacATCACTGTAGGCGTTCCTGAGTGTAGTACCCTAAgctcaaccatctttagctgcttcatcaataacctccaaTCTTCCTCACATCAAAAATAgggatgtttactgatgattgcacaatgttcggtTCCATTCATCACTCCTTAGAAAGCGAAGCAGTCTGTGCCAGGATGCAGCAAGCTCTGAACAGCATTCATAATGGCAACTAGTCCATATCATCCAAATGCCAGCAAATGACtatcaccaacaagagagaatctaaatatctcccctttgacattcaatggcattaccatcgctgtccCCACTGAACATTCaatgcattaccatcactgaatcctctgcCATCAATATTTTGGAGGGtaaacattgaccagaaatgaACTGGGCCAAGCATATATATATACTGGCTGcaagaggctgggaattttgtagcaagtaactcaactcctgactctccaaagcctgtctgtgacacaagccaggagtgtgatggaatactctcacttgcctggataatTGGGAATCCAACATCTCTaaagaagcttggcaccatccagggcaaaacagccctcttgattggcaccccatccaccaccttaaatattcactccctccatcattggCGTATAGTGACAGCCAGGTTtaccagatgcactgcagctTCTCGTCCAAACTCCTTCAACAGCTCCTCCCAAAAACACGACCTCCATGACCTAGACAGACAAAGGGCAGCAGAAGCAGGGCAACATCACAACCTGCATGTTTCTCTCCAAcaaacacaccatcctgatttgaaattatgggctggattctctggttctccagccacattttatgGTGGCGC harbors:
- the LOC119967452 gene encoding uncharacterized protein LOC119967452 isoform X1 gives rise to the protein MDAKVSVKGLQDFFIRSTSLITSLSCYHIVSDRSYCIKCCPNLVFLIFFVKEVRTLGNFFYNSEPVANLLNSGSGGGDCMLLLNRGIVPASVPLLACAHNCVVSRSWPEFSEPMPGQRIASDTANSHHASPTLGRDSPRGRRGAAERGPRKKRFSESNRPNSRRVPPAWFQTGTTQRELGPAAMVDVLEGLSCACASAAIMNMRGHTPAVQCRLSASEQHAALRRCAGSLRTTELLSQEAR
- the LOC119967452 gene encoding uncharacterized protein LOC119967452 isoform X2, which codes for MDAKEVRTLGNFFYNSEPVANLLNSGSGGGDCMLLLNRGIVPASVPLLACAHNCVVSRSWPEFSEPMPGQRIASDTANSHHASPTLGRDSPRGRRGAAERGPRKKRFSESNRPNSRRVPPAWFQTGTTQRELGPAAMVDVLEGLSCACASAAIMNMRGHTPAVQCRLSASEQHAALRRCAGSLRTTELLSQEAR